In Leptospira sp. WS58.C1, a single genomic region encodes these proteins:
- the asd gene encoding archaetidylserine decarboxylase (Phosphatidylserine decarboxylase is synthesized as a single chain precursor. Generation of the pyruvoyl active site from a Ser is coupled to cleavage of a Gly-Ser bond between the larger (beta) and smaller (alpha chains). It is an integral membrane protein.) — translation MLTTKLFPFLDLDLLKPYFYFLVFIGLYLTFRLKFPQVRFLFLAIKIFSGNMDYKGSRGRLVHSQAFYAGTGSSLLPGAILGSALALVLAGPGVLVWIWLSSFLIMPLRFVSSTLAIRFRIKLESGRYLSGPMYFIEKALRARWLAIAFSLACLLTVLSMGSAIPILGASFLAQNGLDIQGMTVPFLISIVVVFVVLGGIRRIGRVSAYLAPIGLILFFLSYILLFKDHLGNFYFFLESVFKEAMQPFSLLLGGGFSLARIFSTGTGMFFLSTETGIGKSAGVAGVVRTDSAAKQGIVSMLATFFEGFVISTLVIYALFSFGVKDLESVKNFLTVLVKGPTDPSRLALFASFLLFSIVAISGWFYTGEQNARYIFGEKFANVYRILFIASLLGSAYAYVQYGEEFLLQVFGIGYGLALITAVPVLISLVLLAKVAQAELRKFLEGGAHYEIFKDFYLLLLSILPKNLVSLLFGILASLRLPRFIMIPILKAFAKAYKINLNEAELEIQEYNSLNQFFTRALKAGARIIDSAENALVSPVDARITGFGDINDQVILQAKGVDYNLKELIGGEKYLSKFQNGKYITFYLSPQDYHRIHSPAYGRILGYYYEPGKLFPVNELAVFGIRGLFPKNERLITFLQTEFGLVAVIKVGASNVGRIRVTYDKKIITNTLIRTTKEEDYKDVSIMIEKGAELGRFEMGSTVILILERDTFDFADLPLNEKVTYGTTIGTFRKQVLKLPR, via the coding sequence ATGCTGACTACTAAACTATTTCCGTTCTTGGATTTGGATCTTCTAAAACCGTATTTTTACTTTTTAGTTTTTATCGGTTTATATCTTACCTTCCGCTTAAAATTCCCCCAGGTCCGATTTCTATTTTTAGCGATCAAAATTTTTTCCGGCAATATGGACTACAAAGGTTCACGAGGACGTTTGGTTCATTCTCAGGCATTCTATGCAGGAACAGGTTCATCCTTACTTCCTGGGGCTATATTGGGGTCCGCCTTGGCATTGGTCTTGGCAGGTCCAGGGGTCCTCGTTTGGATCTGGCTTTCCAGTTTTCTGATCATGCCGCTACGTTTTGTTTCTTCCACATTGGCGATCCGATTCAGGATCAAGTTAGAAAGCGGAAGATATCTTTCAGGGCCGATGTATTTTATAGAAAAAGCGCTTAGAGCTAGATGGCTTGCGATCGCTTTTTCTTTAGCCTGTTTGTTAACGGTACTTTCCATGGGAAGTGCTATTCCGATTTTAGGGGCTTCTTTTTTAGCGCAGAATGGACTGGATATACAAGGGATGACCGTTCCGTTTTTGATCTCCATCGTGGTCGTATTCGTCGTGTTAGGTGGGATTAGAAGGATCGGAAGAGTTTCCGCTTACCTGGCTCCGATAGGACTCATTCTATTTTTCTTAAGTTATATCCTATTGTTCAAGGATCATTTAGGAAATTTTTATTTTTTCTTAGAATCCGTATTTAAAGAAGCGATGCAACCGTTCTCTTTATTATTAGGCGGAGGATTTTCTCTCGCAAGGATTTTTAGCACCGGGACTGGAATGTTCTTCTTATCGACTGAAACCGGGATCGGAAAAAGTGCGGGAGTGGCAGGAGTGGTTCGTACTGATTCCGCCGCAAAACAGGGGATCGTAAGTATGCTTGCCACCTTCTTCGAAGGTTTCGTGATCTCTACCCTTGTGATCTATGCGTTATTCTCCTTCGGGGTAAAAGATCTTGAGTCGGTAAAAAATTTCTTAACCGTATTGGTGAAAGGTCCTACGGATCCCTCAAGATTGGCATTGTTTGCGTCTTTTTTACTGTTTTCCATAGTCGCGATCTCCGGCTGGTTTTATACGGGAGAACAAAACGCTAGATATATCTTCGGAGAAAAATTCGCAAACGTATATAGGATCTTATTCATAGCGTCTTTACTCGGTTCCGCATACGCGTATGTTCAATATGGGGAAGAATTCCTATTACAAGTATTCGGAATAGGATATGGACTGGCGCTGATTACTGCGGTTCCGGTTCTCATTAGTTTGGTACTGTTAGCTAAGGTGGCCCAAGCGGAACTCAGAAAATTCCTGGAAGGCGGGGCGCATTACGAGATCTTTAAGGACTTTTATCTTCTTCTCCTATCTATTCTGCCGAAAAACCTGGTTTCATTACTCTTCGGGATCTTGGCTTCTTTACGATTGCCGAGGTTTATTATGATCCCGATTTTAAAGGCATTCGCAAAAGCGTATAAGATCAATTTGAACGAAGCCGAATTAGAGATACAAGAATACAATTCTCTAAATCAGTTTTTCACCAGAGCGTTAAAAGCCGGAGCAAGGATCATCGATTCTGCGGAGAATGCGCTTGTCTCTCCTGTGGACGCAAGGATCACCGGTTTCGGCGATATCAACGACCAGGTGATCTTACAGGCAAAGGGAGTGGACTATAACTTGAAGGAATTGATCGGAGGAGAAAAATATCTTTCCAAATTCCAAAACGGAAAATATATCACATTCTATCTTTCTCCTCAGGATTATCATAGGATCCATTCTCCCGCATACGGAAGAATATTAGGATATTATTATGAACCTGGAAAACTTTTCCCTGTGAACGAATTGGCGGTTTTTGGGATCAGAGGACTTTTTCCTAAAAACGAAAGATTGATCACATTCTTACAGACCGAATTCGGACTAGTTGCAGTGATCAAAGTGGGAGCTTCCAATGTGGGTCGTATCCGTGTGACTTACGATAAGAAGATCATCACGAATACCCTCATCCGAACAACAAAGGAAGAAGATTATAAAGACGTTTCCATCATGATTGAAAAAGGCGCCGAACTTGGAAGATTCGAAATGGGTTCCACCGTGATCCTGATCCTCGAAAGGGATACTTTCGATTTTGCGGACCTTCCTCTGAACGAAAAAGTGACTTACGGAACCACGATCGGAACTTTTAGAAAACAGGTCTTAAAACTTCCTAGATAA
- a CDS encoding LIC_11366 family protein codes for MRRVSLSSVVITGILFGMISLGAEETSTSSPKLKEMPENRVSDVSDTWEFGARFGFGMRGPNRFDQNLNGFSSNLNPLVASQTKQENTRGSIQGEFLARTRLSESFKIGMIGGYRYFDPFHLTNLTSEPFYTQLNFQMENFYILGMVWQEGRLNRYLRWETGLGLGITRALWITKGYATDGSEYYQQDGNMRGSGLEFRLEGSLLHPINERVSLSFGTYLAWINITSFDGSFNGDTSSFYIRQDGRLSPLTESANQDNILLSNQYSRKLDMQSAYGGLFFGVNYKL; via the coding sequence ATGAGAAGAGTAAGTCTCTCTTCAGTCGTAATTACCGGAATTCTGTTCGGAATGATTTCCTTAGGAGCGGAAGAAACCAGCACAAGCTCGCCGAAACTGAAGGAAATGCCGGAAAACAGGGTTTCCGATGTCTCCGATACCTGGGAATTCGGTGCCAGATTCGGTTTTGGGATGAGAGGACCGAACAGATTCGATCAGAATTTAAACGGTTTTAGTTCCAACCTAAATCCACTTGTGGCCAGCCAAACAAAACAGGAAAACACAAGAGGAAGTATCCAAGGAGAATTTTTAGCTAGGACCAGACTGAGCGAAAGTTTTAAGATCGGAATGATAGGCGGATACAGATACTTCGATCCATTTCATCTCACGAATTTAACTTCAGAACCATTTTATACACAATTGAATTTCCAAATGGAAAATTTTTATATTTTAGGAATGGTCTGGCAGGAAGGAAGACTGAATAGATATCTCCGTTGGGAAACAGGGCTTGGACTCGGAATCACAAGAGCATTGTGGATAACAAAAGGTTATGCCACGGACGGAAGTGAATATTACCAACAAGATGGAAATATGAGAGGTAGCGGGTTAGAATTCAGACTGGAAGGTTCTCTCCTCCATCCGATTAATGAAAGAGTGAGTTTAAGTTTCGGGACCTACTTGGCTTGGATCAATATTACTTCTTTTGACGGTTCCTTTAACGGAGATACGTCGTCCTTTTATATCAGACAGGACGGAAGGCTTTCCCCTCTCACGGAGTCGGCCAACCAAGACAATATCCTTCTCTCCAACCAATATTCCAGAAAATTGGATATGCAATCCGCCTATGGCGGCTTATTTTTCGGGGTGAATTATAAATTATAA
- a CDS encoding START domain-containing protein codes for MIRSLIGLDHCFDPEYSARGCILMKHFYFIVFLLIPMRIFSWDLEKEKNGITVHTRVVEGSELKEFRGKTKLKAALSTVISLMEDNPNYVTWLKNCKQAEAVKVLNTKEKYIYIQNGAPWPVNDRDFVIHTIFSQDKNTGAVTYTIRPIANIVAEKDGIVRGTLKGFWKFVPVGDEVEVTYQLLSEPGGRVPTSIANFVVVDIPYETLRKMKEKVTESKYINSPKHPDLILPDPK; via the coding sequence TTGATCCGATCTCTAATCGGTTTAGATCATTGTTTCGATCCGGAGTATTCGGCGAGAGGTTGTATTTTAATGAAACATTTCTATTTTATCGTTTTTCTATTGATCCCAATGCGGATATTTTCTTGGGATCTGGAAAAGGAGAAAAACGGGATCACTGTTCATACTAGAGTCGTCGAAGGTTCCGAGTTAAAAGAATTCCGCGGAAAAACGAAACTCAAAGCGGCTCTGAGTACGGTGATCTCATTAATGGAAGACAACCCGAATTACGTTACTTGGCTGAAAAATTGTAAACAAGCGGAAGCCGTAAAAGTTTTGAATACAAAAGAAAAGTATATTTATATCCAGAACGGGGCTCCTTGGCCTGTGAATGATCGGGATTTTGTGATCCATACGATTTTCAGTCAGGACAAAAATACCGGAGCAGTGACTTATACGATTCGCCCTATTGCAAATATAGTAGCGGAGAAAGATGGCATAGTAAGAGGTACTCTTAAAGGATTTTGGAAATTTGTTCCTGTAGGGGACGAGGTGGAAGTTACCTATCAATTGCTTAGCGAGCCTGGTGGTCGTGTACCCACGTCTATTGCGAATTTTGTAGTAGTGGATATTCCTTACGAAACTTTAAGGAAAATGAAAGAAAAGGTAACCGAGTCCAAATACATCAATTCCCCTAAACATCCGGATTTAATCCTACCTGATCCAAAGTAA
- a CDS encoding 7TM diverse intracellular signaling domain-containing protein has product MKGRLDIQKFLPWRVFCKLSFTFLTIAVFSPLLAFDPSSLPYEGVSLVPHAEVWADEEGDSNFEKMQKKEFYPLSSASLGYSDLTHWFKIPLENRSSHSVSWILEIHYSQLDKVELFLASKGDKVLFRGGDRIPFEERPIQYRFPSFPLELKAGEKDTVYLKIQTKSSVNFAAFAYKSEDFFSNISDDQILLGIYFGSLLVMALYNLFLFLSTKEKTYLAFFGYVGAGVLAQWSLHGYSFQFFWPNSVVWASHIITSFTFLVSGTTSDFIRLYFDAPNNYTNSNKVLKGISILSYILVIVGYFFPFGFALALYVFLSTILLAAILYLGFQGFSRNLRPALFFLGAWLALVAGAFVFVLRFSGIIPHTISLAYWGVEIGTAMHILLLALSLADRVNGLSKDLSSKVEDLNEAKQAIEQSELRFRNLFEGAEELLLTLDQEGNIKDANRTLSRLTGYKPAEAEGKNFLDLIYTPDTQEDSIVFLLAKEKLEEHLRTRKTVEFHSEFKQKYVMEPKPVKIRLQSFESEAGRKVLGKVSEISEDILSRFLVSESMHFTVNNYLRNADILSRQLTSNLSQFAGSEVITAIRTCLREVLINAIEHGNLGISFDEKTEAMRSGNYMEFIQKRQREAFYGARNVKVAYSLNSKRIGFEIEDEGDGFDFKKILNLDGEKLNEESYTHGRGIMMTRKVFDVVKFNEKGNKVLLIKYLQKPLKYKREPSSLDFD; this is encoded by the coding sequence GTGAAAGGGCGTTTAGACATCCAGAAATTTTTACCCTGGAGAGTTTTTTGTAAACTCTCGTTCACTTTTTTGACCATTGCCGTTTTTAGTCCTCTTTTAGCATTCGATCCTTCTTCATTGCCTTATGAGGGGGTCTCTTTGGTTCCCCATGCGGAGGTTTGGGCAGACGAGGAAGGGGACTCGAACTTTGAAAAAATGCAGAAGAAGGAGTTTTATCCTCTTTCTTCCGCGAGTTTAGGCTATTCCGATCTGACTCATTGGTTCAAGATCCCTCTAGAAAATAGATCTTCTCATTCCGTTTCTTGGATATTAGAGATCCATTATAGCCAATTGGATAAGGTGGAATTATTTCTGGCCTCAAAAGGGGACAAAGTTTTATTCCGCGGGGGAGATAGAATTCCCTTCGAAGAAAGACCGATTCAATATAGATTTCCGAGTTTTCCTTTAGAGTTAAAGGCAGGAGAGAAGGACACGGTCTATCTTAAGATCCAAACCAAAAGTTCGGTGAACTTCGCGGCCTTCGCATATAAGTCCGAGGATTTTTTCTCAAACATTAGCGATGATCAGATACTACTCGGGATCTATTTCGGGTCTCTTTTAGTCATGGCATTATATAATCTATTTCTGTTCCTATCCACAAAGGAAAAGACTTACCTGGCATTTTTCGGGTATGTTGGCGCAGGAGTTTTGGCCCAATGGTCCCTTCATGGTTACTCCTTTCAATTTTTCTGGCCGAACTCTGTGGTTTGGGCAAGTCATATCATCACTTCTTTTACGTTCCTAGTTTCCGGTACCACGTCGGATTTTATCCGACTTTATTTTGACGCTCCTAATAACTATACGAATTCGAACAAAGTTTTAAAAGGAATATCAATTTTATCTTATATACTTGTAATTGTCGGATATTTTTTTCCATTCGGTTTTGCACTGGCACTTTACGTGTTTTTATCCACTATCCTGTTGGCTGCGATCCTGTATCTGGGTTTCCAGGGGTTCTCCAGGAATTTAAGGCCCGCACTTTTCTTTTTAGGAGCTTGGCTTGCACTTGTCGCGGGTGCATTCGTATTCGTCTTAAGATTTTCCGGGATTATTCCTCATACGATCTCATTGGCGTATTGGGGAGTGGAGATCGGGACTGCGATGCATATTCTTCTGTTAGCTTTGTCTTTGGCGGATCGAGTGAACGGTCTATCCAAAGACCTTTCCTCCAAGGTGGAAGATCTGAACGAGGCAAAACAAGCGATAGAACAATCCGAGCTCAGATTTAGGAATTTGTTCGAGGGAGCGGAAGAACTTCTTCTTACTTTGGATCAAGAGGGGAATATCAAGGATGCAAACCGTACTCTTTCCAGACTTACCGGTTATAAACCTGCGGAAGCAGAAGGTAAAAACTTCTTAGATCTGATCTATACTCCGGATACGCAGGAAGATTCTATCGTATTTCTGCTCGCGAAAGAAAAATTGGAAGAACATTTGCGAACCAGAAAAACGGTCGAATTTCATTCGGAGTTCAAACAGAAATATGTAATGGAGCCTAAACCGGTAAAGATCCGTCTCCAATCCTTCGAGAGTGAGGCCGGAAGAAAAGTGTTAGGTAAGGTATCGGAGATTTCCGAAGATATTCTCTCTCGTTTTTTGGTCTCGGAAAGTATGCATTTTACAGTGAACAATTATCTCAGAAATGCGGATATATTAAGTAGGCAGCTTACTTCTAATCTCAGCCAGTTTGCAGGCTCAGAAGTGATCACAGCGATCCGTACTTGTCTCAGAGAAGTTTTGATCAATGCGATCGAACATGGGAACCTGGGGATCAGTTTTGATGAAAAAACGGAGGCAATGAGATCCGGAAATTATATGGAGTTCATCCAAAAAAGACAAAGAGAGGCTTTTTATGGGGCAAGGAACGTAAAAGTCGCATATTCTCTCAATTCTAAACGGATCGGTTTCGAGATAGAGGACGAGGGTGACGGTTTTGATTTTAAGAAGATCTTAAATTTGGACGGTGAAAAACTGAACGAGGAAAGTTATACCCATGGACGCGGGATCATGATGACTCGAAAAGTTTTCGATGTGGTAAAATTTAATGAAAAAGGAAATAAGGTGCTTCTCATCAAATACCTACAAAAACCTCTTAAATACAAAAGAGAGCCAAGTTCCTTGGATTTCGATTAA
- a CDS encoding acyl-CoA dehydrogenase family protein codes for MNSPLQFELPEELQQLRELVRDVVRKEVVPNRMHYDENNEYPKAILQKFKEAGLYQALFDEEHGGLGYGMMGGIVLAEEVSWGCLGVNTAFTSTKLGALPIDVGGTKAQKDKWLPLLASGEKTAAFGLSEPGAGSDVPAMATTAVKKGDRYVLNGTKQWISSAGQADIYTVFAMTDKDRGPRGISCFIIEKGTKGFSFGKKEDKLGIRCSETRQLIMEDCEIPEENLLGGKENMGFLHAFKTLILSRPAVAAGAVGLMQGAFDAAIEYAREREQFGTTIASFQAIQHMLADMAIKIEGSRLLTYKAGVYAETFHKDAAKFSAMAKCYASDSSVQVASDAVQIFGGYGYTKEYPVEKFYRDAKILQIYEGTSQIQRNEIAAGLIKDAASKTKKG; via the coding sequence TTGAATTCACCGCTTCAATTCGAATTACCAGAGGAATTACAACAACTTAGAGAACTGGTCAGGGACGTGGTCAGAAAGGAAGTCGTTCCGAATAGAATGCACTACGACGAAAACAACGAATATCCGAAAGCTATTTTACAAAAATTTAAAGAAGCCGGATTATACCAGGCATTGTTCGACGAAGAACACGGCGGTTTAGGTTACGGAATGATGGGGGGTATTGTCCTCGCAGAAGAAGTTTCCTGGGGATGTTTGGGAGTAAATACCGCATTTACTTCCACAAAATTAGGTGCTCTACCGATCGATGTGGGAGGGACCAAGGCTCAAAAAGACAAATGGCTTCCTCTTCTCGCCTCGGGCGAAAAAACGGCCGCATTCGGTCTATCGGAACCGGGAGCAGGTTCGGATGTTCCGGCGATGGCGACTACTGCTGTGAAAAAAGGAGACCGTTACGTTTTGAACGGAACCAAACAGTGGATCAGTAGTGCCGGCCAAGCTGATATCTATACTGTGTTCGCAATGACCGATAAGGACAGGGGGCCAAGAGGGATCTCTTGTTTTATCATCGAAAAAGGCACCAAAGGATTTTCCTTCGGAAAGAAGGAAGACAAGTTAGGGATTAGATGTTCTGAAACAAGACAGCTCATCATGGAAGACTGTGAGATCCCGGAAGAAAATCTTTTGGGCGGAAAAGAGAATATGGGATTCTTACATGCGTTCAAAACGTTGATCCTCTCCCGGCCGGCAGTCGCGGCAGGAGCGGTCGGTTTGATGCAAGGTGCTTTCGATGCGGCGATCGAATACGCTAGAGAAAGAGAGCAGTTCGGGACTACGATCGCTTCTTTCCAAGCCATCCAGCACATGCTTGCGGATATGGCGATCAAGATAGAAGGTTCCAGACTCCTCACTTACAAAGCTGGCGTGTATGCGGAAACCTTCCACAAAGACGCCGCGAAATTTTCCGCGATGGCAAAATGTTATGCATCCGATTCTTCCGTCCAGGTTGCGTCTGATGCGGTACAAATTTTCGGCGGGTACGGGTACACCAAAGAGTATCCTGTGGAAAAATTTTACAGGGACGCTAAAATCCTACAGATTTACGAAGGCACAAGCCAAATCCAAAGGAACGAAATTGCCGCAGGACTCATAAAAGATGCGGCTTCCAAAACCAAAAAAGGCTAA
- a CDS encoding sterol desaturase family protein produces the protein MQETILDKAVPFFLGLALVEFIWGRRKSVYRWNDSVSDLATGILYSFTGVVITLGAIILYDKIRIYYSVQTLFNLGEFPSSAPLVKTSNGWEFNLEAFFAWTFVLIAVDFIYYWFHRATHEIHFLWACHVTHHSSEEFNLTVALRQSMFQRIFEYTFNLPLALLGIPWWMFFICHGILKIYQFWVHTRLIGKLGWMEHLLLTPSHHRVHHGRDPEYLDKNHGGILILWDKWFGTYAEEKKEPIYGLTEPLPTFNPIWANLHVYVSLWNLVKATPSWKDKLLLLVKKPDWRPNSLGGEKKVSEINRSTYKKFDPIISNSRKVYGVLQFLLLAGLSVYLLKLLKLGKMSLALYSGFGVWFFFAFLSLGLVWNGRPKMEKWEVLKFALLGVLVWNLK, from the coding sequence ATGCAAGAAACGATTTTGGACAAGGCGGTTCCTTTTTTTTTAGGACTAGCTTTGGTGGAATTTATTTGGGGAAGAAGGAAGTCGGTTTACAGATGGAATGATTCCGTTTCCGATCTGGCGACAGGGATCTTATACTCTTTTACGGGAGTAGTGATCACTTTAGGCGCCATTATTCTATATGATAAAATTAGAATATACTATTCCGTCCAGACTCTATTTAATCTGGGGGAATTTCCGTCTTCTGCTCCTTTGGTGAAGACCTCTAACGGTTGGGAATTTAACCTGGAGGCGTTTTTTGCATGGACATTCGTTTTGATCGCTGTGGATTTTATCTACTACTGGTTCCATAGGGCCACACATGAGATCCATTTTCTTTGGGCCTGTCACGTCACTCATCATTCCAGCGAAGAATTTAATCTAACCGTAGCGCTTCGCCAATCCATGTTCCAAAGGATTTTTGAATATACTTTTAATCTACCTTTGGCCCTTTTGGGAATTCCGTGGTGGATGTTCTTTATTTGTCACGGGATCTTAAAGATCTACCAATTCTGGGTCCACACAAGGCTGATCGGAAAATTGGGTTGGATGGAACATTTACTTTTAACTCCTTCTCATCATCGAGTCCATCATGGAAGAGATCCTGAATATTTGGATAAGAACCACGGTGGAATATTGATCCTCTGGGATAAATGGTTCGGAACGTATGCGGAAGAGAAGAAGGAGCCGATCTACGGACTCACGGAACCTCTTCCTACATTCAATCCGATCTGGGCAAATTTACATGTGTATGTTTCCCTTTGGAATTTAGTGAAGGCCACACCTAGTTGGAAAGATAAACTTCTTCTTCTCGTCAAAAAACCGGATTGGAGACCGAATTCTTTGGGGGGAGAGAAGAAGGTTTCGGAAATAAATAGGTCGACCTATAAAAAATTCGATCCGATCATTTCTAATTCCAGAAAAGTTTACGGAGTTTTGCAGTTTCTCCTTCTTGCGGGACTTTCCGTTTATCTATTAAAACTTTTGAAACTAGGAAAGATGTCTCTGGCCTTATATTCGGGCTTCGGTGTTTGGTTCTTCTTTGCATTTTTAAGTTTAGGTCTTGTATGGAACGGAAGACCCAAGATGGAAAAATGGGAAGTGTTAAAGTTTGCTTTATTAGGTGTTCTAGTTTGGAATTTGAAATAA
- a CDS encoding SDR family NAD(P)-dependent oxidoreductase, with the protein MKKTALITGASVGIGYEISKLAAKDGYDLILVARNLKTLNSVKKEMESLGANVEVLSADLSDPKSPKKIYDFAKKKKAIVDLLVNNAGFGTNGKFHSLDLKEELDLIQVNVTSLVELTYLFVQDMRERHAGKILNVASTAAFQPGPMMTNYYASKAYVLFFSEGLAEEVRKDGVNVTCLCPGPTKTEFFQRAEMDKSPILNSALVPKADAAYVAKIGYQGVKAGRAVVISGVANKLLAQSVRITPRFLVRKLAKILNTVN; encoded by the coding sequence ATGAAAAAAACAGCATTAATTACCGGAGCTAGTGTCGGCATCGGTTATGAAATTTCCAAATTGGCCGCAAAAGACGGTTACGATCTCATACTAGTAGCAAGAAATCTCAAAACCTTAAACTCCGTAAAAAAGGAAATGGAAAGTTTGGGGGCGAATGTGGAAGTTCTTTCCGCCGATCTGTCCGATCCCAAGTCTCCTAAAAAAATTTACGACTTCGCCAAAAAGAAAAAAGCGATCGTGGATCTTCTGGTGAATAACGCAGGTTTTGGAACGAACGGAAAATTTCATTCATTAGATTTGAAAGAAGAATTGGATCTGATCCAAGTCAATGTGACTTCCCTTGTGGAGTTAACTTATCTTTTCGTCCAAGATATGAGAGAAAGACATGCGGGAAAAATTTTAAACGTAGCTTCTACCGCCGCTTTCCAGCCGGGACCAATGATGACGAATTATTATGCTTCCAAAGCGTATGTTCTATTCTTCTCGGAAGGTCTTGCGGAGGAAGTTCGTAAAGACGGAGTGAATGTTACCTGTCTTTGTCCAGGACCGACAAAAACGGAATTTTTCCAAAGAGCGGAAATGGATAAATCTCCAATCTTGAATAGCGCTTTGGTTCCTAAGGCAGATGCAGCTTACGTGGCAAAGATCGGTTACCAAGGAGTAAAGGCGGGTAGAGCAGTCGTAATCTCCGGAGTGGCGAACAAGTTACTTGCTCAATCCGTTCGTATCACTCCTAGGTTTTTGGTCCGCAAATTGGCAAAAATCTTAAATACGGTAAATTAG
- a CDS encoding glutathione S-transferase family protein — protein sequence MIKLYGYPISNYTNKVKLALLEKGLEFEEIRTPFSQDEEFLQKSPMGKIPYLEVDGKYLVESQAILEFLDDAYPNSKRLIPADPFEAAQVRTIISFIENYIDIPARRLYESIVEGKTISPETVELTKLSLQKGARALSRVTKFSPYIAGTEFTAADCSAFATFQIINDHIADWISPNPLFEIPGLQAYLDMMMQNPNAAKVDKPKSVVMKALKRLRK from the coding sequence ATGATAAAACTATACGGTTATCCGATCAGCAATTATACGAATAAGGTCAAATTGGCACTCCTGGAAAAAGGTTTGGAGTTCGAAGAAATTCGCACACCATTCTCCCAAGACGAGGAGTTCCTACAAAAAAGCCCAATGGGAAAAATTCCTTATCTCGAAGTGGACGGAAAGTATCTGGTAGAGTCCCAAGCAATCTTGGAATTTTTGGACGACGCGTATCCAAATAGCAAACGTTTGATCCCGGCAGATCCGTTCGAAGCGGCTCAGGTTAGAACGATTATATCCTTCATAGAAAATTATATAGATATACCCGCCCGTAGATTGTACGAATCCATTGTGGAAGGAAAAACAATTTCACCTGAAACTGTGGAACTAACAAAACTTTCCCTCCAAAAAGGAGCGAGAGCGCTTTCCAGAGTGACGAAATTTTCTCCGTATATCGCAGGAACGGAATTCACTGCAGCGGATTGTTCCGCCTTTGCCACCTTTCAGATCATAAACGATCATATCGCGGATTGGATCTCTCCGAATCCACTCTTCGAAATTCCGGGACTACAAGCATATCTGGATATGATGATGCAAAATCCGAACGCAGCAAAAGTGGACAAACCGAAGTCAGTCGTGATGAAAGCTCTAAAAAGACTCCGCAAATAG